The following proteins come from a genomic window of Flavobacterium crocinum:
- a CDS encoding LacI family DNA-binding transcriptional regulator, with protein MKAKATLKQIAKELGVSVSTVSKALNDSPEISEQTKVKIKEYAKLKNYKPNVIGLNLKNRKTKTIGVIIPNILNSFFAKVFSGIEKVADKKGYNVITCISNESLEKEVHTLEMLSNGTIDGFILSVSQEAQKLQDYNHFSEIINDGTPIVMFDRIADEVDCDKVVVDDYDSAINSTQHLINLGCKNIALISSVDNISVGKLRTEGYLKALKDNNIPINEKIILRTDSEEDMKAKIEGIFDHKIDGIFALDENDSVAALRVSLKKGYRVPEDISIIGFADGILASRRLSPSLTTVSQHGVEIGEVAAKRLIERLEEPEGTVSEYETIVIKTKLKERESTRKV; from the coding sequence GCTGAATGACAGTCCGGAAATCAGTGAGCAGACGAAGGTCAAGATTAAAGAGTATGCCAAACTCAAAAATTATAAACCGAATGTTATTGGTTTGAATTTAAAAAATCGTAAAACCAAAACGATTGGAGTAATTATACCTAATATATTAAACTCTTTCTTTGCAAAAGTTTTTAGTGGTATCGAAAAGGTTGCCGATAAAAAAGGATATAATGTAATTACTTGTATTTCTAATGAATCTCTTGAAAAAGAAGTTCACACATTGGAAATGCTGAGCAACGGAACTATCGACGGATTTATTTTGTCAGTTTCTCAAGAGGCTCAAAAACTTCAGGATTACAATCATTTCTCTGAAATCATAAACGATGGAACACCAATCGTTATGTTTGACCGTATTGCAGATGAAGTGGATTGTGATAAAGTAGTGGTAGACGATTATGATTCGGCTATCAATTCGACACAGCATTTAATTAATTTAGGTTGTAAAAATATCGCTCTGATTTCTTCTGTAGATAATATTAGTGTTGGAAAACTAAGAACAGAAGGATATTTAAAAGCTTTAAAGGACAATAATATCCCTATAAACGAAAAAATTATTCTTCGTACCGATTCTGAAGAAGATATGAAAGCTAAAATTGAAGGGATTTTTGATCACAAAATCGATGGAATCTTTGCTTTAGATGAAAATGATTCTGTTGCTGCTTTAAGAGTAAGTTTGAAAAAAGGATACAGAGTACCGGAAGATATTTCGATTATTGGTTTTGCCGATGGAATCTTAGCTTCCAGACGTTTATCACCAAGTTTGACAACTGTAAGTCAGCATGGAGTTGAAATTGGAGAAGTGGCAGCCAAAAGGTTAATCGAAAGATTGGAAGAACCGGAGGGAACGGTTTCTGAATATGAAACGATTGTAATTAAGACGAAGTTGAAAGAACGAGAATCTACTAGAAAAGTATAA